From Pseudanabaena sp. PCC 6802, one genomic window encodes:
- a CDS encoding CU044_2847 family protein — protein MILLTQTKENRSQMAENQVLAKNTINVDGETIEIFVQVDKPTVRGGLGENERSDAVDKTIDAAKDMLADAMKLVKTSALRAYQSINSINETSRPDEWEVKMAVKLDSKVGAFIAELNAGAQLEVTMKWKVKS, from the coding sequence TTGATTTTGCTAACTCAAACAAAGGAGAATCGATCGCAAATGGCGGAAAATCAGGTGTTGGCTAAAAATACCATTAACGTTGATGGAGAGACAATCGAGATCTTCGTGCAAGTAGACAAACCCACTGTCAGAGGTGGGCTGGGTGAAAATGAGCGTAGCGATGCCGTTGATAAAACCATCGACGCGGCAAAAGATATGCTTGCCGATGCCATGAAGCTTGTTAAAACTTCCGCTTTACGTGCATATCAAAGTATTAATAGCATTAACGAAACGAGTCGCCCTGATGAATGGGAGGTAAAGATGGCAGTCAAGTTAGACAGTAAAGTAGGAGCGTTTATTGCTGAATTGAATGCCGGGGCACAATTAGAAGTCACGATGAAGTGGAAGGTTAAAAGCTAA